The Leucobacter rhizosphaerae genome includes a region encoding these proteins:
- a CDS encoding exonuclease domain-containing protein, translating to MTSPLPLWAANLAVFDTETTGIDTSEARIVSATIALLGAEDEVLERYDWLLDPGVEIPAAAERVHGISTEIARASGITAEVGVQQIVAQLAEMLERGFPVVAYNAPFDLTLLRAEAARHGVPWPADLSPVIDPLILDKQFDRYRKGKRTLEAVAAHHGVVIGTAHDAGDDAIAAGRVLQRIARKYADVIPGELDELHAAQVGWAAAQAASFQDYMRRARDPQFVADGRWPLR from the coding sequence GTGACCTCACCTCTCCCGCTCTGGGCGGCCAATCTCGCGGTGTTCGACACCGAGACCACCGGCATCGACACCTCCGAGGCGCGCATCGTGAGCGCGACGATCGCCCTCCTCGGTGCCGAGGACGAGGTGCTCGAGCGGTACGACTGGCTGCTGGATCCCGGGGTCGAGATTCCCGCCGCCGCCGAGCGGGTGCACGGGATCAGCACCGAGATCGCCCGCGCGAGCGGGATCACGGCCGAGGTCGGTGTGCAGCAGATCGTCGCCCAGCTCGCGGAGATGCTCGAGCGGGGCTTCCCCGTCGTGGCCTACAACGCCCCCTTCGATCTCACTCTGCTGCGCGCCGAAGCCGCACGGCACGGTGTGCCGTGGCCGGCCGACCTCTCCCCCGTCATCGATCCGTTGATCCTGGACAAGCAATTCGACCGGTACCGCAAGGGCAAGCGCACGCTCGAGGCCGTGGCGGCCCACCACGGGGTGGTGATCGGCACGGCGCACGACGCCGGGGACGACGCGATCGCAGCAGGCCGGGTGCTGCAGCGCATCGCCCGCAAGTACGCCGACGTGATCCCCGGTGAACTGGACGAGCTGCACGCGGCGCAGGTGGGCTGGGCGGCCGCGCAGGCCGCGAGCTTCCAGGACTACATGCGGCGCGCGCGGGACCCGCAGTTCGTCGCGGACGGCCGCTGGCCCCTGCGCTGA
- a CDS encoding alpha/beta fold hydrolase, translating to MAVRCARGAALILVHGFRGDHHGLDRIAREIAIARPDVRTIVPDLPGFGETPAIPGREHTIETYGAWLRAFAAEVAPEGFAILGHSFGSLVVSAAIAGGLDASRIILINPISAPALEGPKAALTQLAIGYYRAAELLPERAARQLLGNPLIVRGMSEVMAKTGDPELRAWIHGQHAQYFSTFSDPSTLLQAFRASVSHTVLEYAAAFGRPTLLIAGERDDITELSAQLELKHRIPGAQLRIIPGTGHLVHYEAVEDAVAFIAEFLVETARSNERAA from the coding sequence GTGGCAGTACGGTGCGCCCGAGGGGCGGCTCTGATCCTGGTCCACGGCTTCCGCGGCGACCACCACGGGCTGGACCGCATCGCGCGTGAGATCGCCATCGCACGTCCCGACGTCCGCACCATCGTGCCGGACCTTCCCGGATTCGGCGAGACCCCGGCGATCCCCGGCCGCGAGCACACGATCGAGACCTACGGCGCGTGGCTCCGCGCGTTCGCCGCCGAGGTGGCGCCGGAGGGCTTCGCCATCCTCGGTCACTCCTTCGGCTCGCTCGTCGTCTCCGCGGCGATCGCGGGCGGCCTCGACGCGAGTCGGATCATCCTCATCAACCCGATCTCCGCCCCCGCACTCGAGGGCCCGAAGGCCGCGCTCACGCAGCTGGCGATCGGGTACTACCGCGCCGCGGAGCTTTTACCGGAGCGGGCGGCGCGGCAGCTGCTCGGAAACCCGCTCATCGTCCGCGGCATGAGCGAGGTCATGGCGAAGACCGGCGATCCCGAGCTCCGCGCGTGGATCCACGGCCAGCACGCGCAGTACTTCAGCACCTTCTCGGACCCCTCGACGCTGCTGCAGGCGTTCCGCGCTTCGGTGTCGCACACGGTGCTGGAGTACGCCGCGGCCTTCGGCCGACCGACCCTGCTGATCGCGGGGGAGCGGGACGACATCACCGAGCTCTCCGCGCAGCTCGAGTTGAAGCACCGCATTCCGGGAGCACAGCTCCGGATCATTCCCGGCACGGGCCACCTCGTGCACTACGAGGCGGTGGAGGACGCCGTGGCGTTCATCGCGGAGTTCCTGGTGGAGACCGCCCGGTCGAACGAGCGTGCCGCGTGA
- a CDS encoding TrmH family RNA methyltransferase: protein MRVTRISDVTDPELADYTQLTDVALRRVREPEEGLYLAESPKVIERALRAGHRPRSLLLLEEWLPKVEPILADHPDVPVYVGDSAQLAGLTGFHLHRGALASMHRPAQLDPVELLRASRRVVVLEDLADHTNVGAIFRSVAALGADAVLLSPACADPLYRRAVRVSMGAVLQVPWARLPEWPIAGPMFREEGYELTAFALRDDAEDLADYTDHLPERLALLFGTEGPGLSRRALASAARTIVIPMEHGVDSLNVSTAAALALWAVRTADQRAGAHKTGELHP from the coding sequence GTGAGGGTCACTCGCATCAGCGACGTGACCGATCCCGAACTCGCTGACTACACGCAGCTCACCGACGTCGCGCTGCGGCGCGTCCGCGAGCCCGAGGAGGGGCTGTATCTCGCCGAGTCCCCGAAGGTGATCGAGCGGGCGTTGCGCGCCGGGCACCGGCCGCGCTCCCTGCTGCTGCTCGAGGAGTGGCTGCCCAAGGTCGAGCCGATCCTCGCGGATCACCCCGATGTTCCCGTGTACGTGGGGGACTCGGCGCAGCTCGCCGGGCTCACCGGCTTCCACCTGCACCGGGGCGCGCTCGCGTCGATGCACCGCCCGGCCCAGCTCGATCCCGTGGAGCTGCTGCGCGCCTCGCGACGGGTGGTGGTGCTGGAGGATCTCGCCGACCACACGAACGTCGGGGCGATCTTCCGCTCGGTCGCCGCGCTCGGCGCCGACGCCGTGCTGCTCTCGCCGGCGTGCGCGGATCCGCTCTACCGCCGCGCCGTGCGCGTCAGCATGGGCGCGGTGCTGCAGGTGCCGTGGGCGCGCTTGCCCGAGTGGCCCATCGCGGGGCCCATGTTCCGCGAGGAGGGCTACGAGCTCACCGCGTTCGCGCTCCGCGACGATGCCGAGGACCTGGCCGACTACACCGATCATCTGCCCGAGCGGCTCGCGCTGCTCTTCGGAACCGAAGGGCCGGGGCTGTCGCGGCGCGCGCTCGCCTCGGCGGCCCGCACGATCGTGATCCCGATGGAGCACGGCGTCGACTCGCTGAACGTCTCGACGGCGGCCGCGCTGGCCCTCTGGGCGGTGCGGACCGCGGATCAGCGCGCTGGGGCGCACAAGACAGGGGAGCTGCACCCGTGA
- a CDS encoding phosphatase PAP2 family protein, with product MSGLASGRRIRAVWSIVFWIAVGVGSYVLGVQSALGQQAEASVLDAARFTTDPPAPLNLVSIPTVGIALLVIGLVALGVHGIRRALGLLVVSAAALVASQLLKLQLLPRPELFELDAPNTFPSGHMTVFTVLVAAIVWAVPTSARALVAVAGAALLAAVGWQLLAYGWHRPSDVLGAIALGVVAFAVATLIKPATSRSTPALYRTVRAGFGMLGWILVAGSLALAAFAAAQSNQDLLLDAGQFGIIGASVLAARSLLVLSTGPR from the coding sequence GTGAGCGGTCTCGCGAGCGGTCGCCGGATCCGCGCGGTGTGGTCGATCGTGTTCTGGATCGCCGTCGGCGTCGGCTCCTACGTGCTCGGGGTGCAGAGTGCACTGGGGCAGCAGGCCGAGGCCAGTGTGCTCGACGCCGCACGATTCACCACGGACCCGCCGGCACCCCTGAACCTCGTGTCGATCCCGACCGTGGGCATTGCGCTGCTCGTGATTGGGCTCGTCGCCCTGGGGGTGCACGGGATCCGCCGGGCGCTCGGGCTGCTCGTCGTCTCCGCGGCGGCGCTGGTCGCATCGCAGCTGCTCAAACTGCAGTTGCTGCCGCGCCCGGAGCTCTTCGAGCTCGACGCTCCGAACACGTTCCCGAGCGGGCATATGACCGTGTTCACGGTGCTGGTCGCCGCAATCGTGTGGGCCGTGCCGACGAGCGCACGCGCACTCGTTGCGGTCGCAGGCGCCGCGCTGCTGGCCGCCGTCGGCTGGCAATTGCTCGCCTACGGCTGGCACCGTCCGAGCGACGTGCTCGGTGCCATCGCGCTCGGCGTGGTCGCGTTCGCAGTGGCAACCCTCATCAAGCCGGCGACCTCGCGCAGCACCCCGGCGCTGTACCGGACCGTGCGCGCCGGCTTCGGCATGCTCGGCTGGATCCTGGTCGCCGGATCACTCGCGCTGGCGGCATTCGCGGCCGCGCAGTCGAATCAGGATCTGCTGCTCGACGCCGGGCAGTTCGGGATCATCGGCGCGAGTGTGCTCGCCGCGCGGTCGCTCCTGGTGCTGAGCACCGGCCCGCGCTGA
- a CDS encoding acyl-CoA thioesterase/bile acid-CoA:amino acid N-acyltransferase family protein has product MTVSPTLSAQPARGLIDSDISVSIRGFAPRSLVTVQARVEIPHRTTWESRVIYVADHEGSVDLDRDTPLFGDVLVPGSDGLLWALRATAESPEQPSNSRFVNSGLEEYSVEISAVTDAGESAETSIVRLPVAPGVRRAEVRDDGLAGTLFTPDGPGPFPVVIVVPGSEGGVPEPIAALFASHGVAALALAYFNAPEPGRVPATLTEIPLEYFGTAIRWLERQPALDTSTLTVSGTSRGGELALLLGSIYPEIRAILAWVPSNYVNGGMGPNDPEEDRAAWTLGGEPVEFVRRWSDAPAHREERDGVQVFALNALRRLGERHQHRAAEIPVERINGPILFISGEDDLLWPSATYSRWAIERLREHNFAHEVEHLSYPNAGHSIGPKNNPATVLGTAELPGADPERKVGPIHLGGTPAGVAAARRDAWPKVLDFLRRHTALA; this is encoded by the coding sequence GTGACCGTTTCCCCCACTCTCTCCGCGCAGCCCGCCCGGGGACTCATCGACTCCGACATCTCCGTTTCGATTCGAGGCTTCGCGCCTCGATCCCTCGTGACGGTGCAGGCACGAGTGGAGATCCCGCACCGCACGACCTGGGAGAGCCGCGTGATCTACGTCGCTGATCACGAGGGGAGTGTCGACCTCGACCGGGACACCCCGCTGTTCGGCGATGTTCTCGTGCCGGGATCGGACGGGCTCCTCTGGGCGCTCCGTGCGACGGCCGAGTCACCGGAGCAGCCCTCGAACTCCCGGTTCGTGAACAGCGGCCTCGAGGAGTACTCGGTCGAGATCAGCGCCGTGACCGACGCGGGGGAGTCCGCGGAGACCTCAATCGTGCGTCTGCCCGTCGCCCCCGGAGTCCGTCGCGCGGAGGTACGCGACGACGGGCTGGCCGGTACCTTGTTCACACCGGACGGGCCGGGTCCGTTCCCGGTGGTCATCGTCGTACCGGGATCCGAGGGGGGAGTGCCGGAGCCCATCGCCGCACTGTTCGCATCGCACGGGGTGGCGGCGCTCGCGCTCGCGTACTTCAATGCACCCGAGCCCGGCCGCGTTCCGGCGACGCTCACGGAGATCCCGCTCGAGTACTTCGGCACCGCGATCCGGTGGCTCGAACGTCAGCCGGCACTCGATACGTCGACGCTCACCGTGAGCGGAACGTCGCGCGGAGGGGAGCTCGCCCTGCTGCTCGGGTCGATCTACCCGGAGATCCGCGCGATCCTCGCGTGGGTGCCCAGCAACTATGTCAACGGCGGCATGGGGCCGAACGACCCGGAGGAGGATCGGGCGGCGTGGACGCTGGGCGGGGAGCCCGTCGAGTTCGTGCGGCGGTGGAGCGACGCGCCTGCGCATCGCGAAGAACGGGACGGGGTCCAAGTATTCGCGCTGAATGCGCTGCGCCGCCTGGGGGAGCGGCATCAGCACCGGGCTGCGGAGATCCCCGTCGAGCGAATCAATGGCCCGATCCTCTTCATCAGCGGGGAGGACGACTTGCTGTGGCCGTCCGCGACCTACAGCCGCTGGGCCATCGAGCGTCTGCGGGAGCACAACTTCGCGCACGAGGTCGAGCATCTGAGCTACCCGAACGCGGGGCACTCGATCGGACCGAAGAACAATCCGGCCACTGTGCTCGGTACGGCCGAGCTGCCCGGGGCGGATCCGGAGCGCAAGGTCGGGCCGATCCACCTCGGAGGCACGCCCGCCGGGGTTGCCGCGGCGCGGCGCGATGCGTGGCCCAAAGTGCTCGACTTCTTGCGACGACACACGGCGCTGGCGTAG
- a CDS encoding potassium channel family protein, whose amino-acid sequence MTRVSNAPAGSLDRVVRWEDRTTWPLFVAAVLFVAALTWVWVDEGRHPLELGLASLFLAVLWVWFIVDYFIRLTLARGARRRFVKSRAFDLASLLLPFLRPFLILVYIWRLPVFRHGSPGAQRVRYVLITILFAFMLVYIGSYGVWLAERDAPGASIVNFGDAIWWGFTTLSTVGYGDFVPVTILGRVLAVGLMIGGFLVIGVVTATLISDLNDRIRTARVPSGTPDGEATAVERELDPET is encoded by the coding sequence ATGACCCGGGTCTCGAACGCACCAGCCGGATCCCTCGACCGCGTCGTCCGCTGGGAGGATCGCACGACCTGGCCGCTCTTCGTCGCGGCCGTGCTCTTCGTTGCCGCACTGACCTGGGTCTGGGTGGACGAGGGACGGCACCCGCTCGAACTCGGGCTCGCGTCACTCTTCCTCGCGGTCTTGTGGGTCTGGTTCATCGTCGACTATTTCATCCGCCTGACGCTGGCCCGGGGCGCGCGTCGTCGATTCGTGAAGTCGCGGGCGTTCGACCTCGCAAGCCTGCTCCTGCCGTTCCTCCGCCCGTTCCTGATCCTCGTGTACATCTGGCGTCTTCCGGTCTTCCGGCACGGGTCTCCGGGCGCGCAGCGTGTCCGGTACGTCCTGATCACCATTCTCTTCGCGTTCATGCTCGTCTACATCGGGTCGTACGGCGTCTGGCTCGCCGAACGCGATGCTCCCGGGGCAAGCATCGTCAACTTCGGTGACGCGATCTGGTGGGGGTTCACCACCCTGTCCACCGTCGGGTACGGAGACTTCGTTCCGGTGACGATCCTCGGCCGGGTGCTTGCCGTCGGACTGATGATCGGGGGCTTCCTCGTCATCGGCGTGGTCACCGCCACCCTCATCTCGGATCTGAACGACCGGATCAGGACCGCACGGGTGCCGAGCGGCACGCCGGATGGTGAGGCCACTGCGGTTGAGCGGGAGCTCGATCCCGAGACCTAG
- a CDS encoding MFS transporter permease: MWLRRAFTRWLFPAAVVLPLWLLIGWGVFQAGGWAFLWVLFIAIPSVLIGQVAMTLLVRARPSVRESGAVSWLDVAGFTVWHVLVIAVGCFIEAWFPLLLTAAIVAGLGMLWLSLRQLRREMSGVVAAGFAQSGFPPSGASDTGFARPGEVLIVTDAPVDDERPRPESDRPGSSTDRSSGGSDRPRFDDGL; encoded by the coding sequence ATGTGGTTACGTCGAGCGTTCACCCGGTGGCTCTTTCCCGCTGCGGTCGTCCTGCCGCTGTGGCTGCTCATCGGCTGGGGTGTGTTTCAAGCCGGGGGATGGGCCTTCCTCTGGGTGCTCTTCATCGCGATTCCGTCCGTGCTGATCGGGCAGGTCGCCATGACGCTGCTCGTGCGAGCGCGGCCATCGGTGCGCGAGAGCGGCGCGGTGTCGTGGCTGGACGTTGCAGGATTCACCGTCTGGCACGTGCTCGTCATCGCGGTCGGATGCTTCATCGAGGCGTGGTTCCCGCTGCTGCTGACCGCGGCGATCGTGGCGGGGCTCGGGATGCTCTGGCTGAGCCTGCGGCAGCTTCGCCGTGAAATGAGCGGGGTGGTCGCGGCTGGGTTCGCGCAGTCTGGGTTTCCCCCCTCCGGAGCCTCGGACACTGGATTCGCACGGCCCGGTGAGGTACTCATCGTGACCGACGCTCCGGTCGACGATGAACGTCCGCGTCCGGAGTCGGACCGGCCTGGCTCGAGCACGGACCGTTCGAGCGGCGGCAGCGACCGGCCGCGCTTCGACGACGGGCTGTGA